The Elusimicrobiaceae bacterium genome contains the following window.
AGGGAATTGGGTAGGTTTGTATTGGGTGTTGGTACGAAAAACCTTTATAATTTAAAATAAATACCTTACTTTTTCCTGTATTTTCCCTGTTTAGCAGGGAAAATAGTATTTCTCGCCTGTTTATTGCCTGTTTGAAAAATCAGCATAGTGCTAGCAAAACTACACCCCCCGTATTTTAGTTTTTGATTTTCAGCATATATCCCCGTTAGAGTTTAACTCCGACGGGGATTTTTTTGTAAACCACGTATAGCATGGGACTTTTGGCGGGTTTTGGGGTATTGTGAAGAATCTTTTGTTTTTATGCTGACAACACTAGGTAGGAAGTTGCGCATTAACGTTTTTTGCAAAAAATTTTAATAAAATATGCTACAATAGGCGTACCAATTTAAACAGAGGTACCATATGAAAAAAATAATGAGTTTGTCTAGCATCTTAGCGATCTTATTTTCTCAAACCGGATGTATAGGAAATAAGGAAGATAAAAATGAAAAATTATTATCAGCTATAGTAAACGGAGAAACAATAGCAGTGAAAGAGTTGTTGTCTTCGGGAGCAAACGTTAATGCAACGTCAGAAGAAAACATGTCTGCTCTTATGATAGCGGTTTGGCTTGGACAGCAAGAAATTGTATCTGTCTTATTGGCTAATGGTGCAAAAACAGATACACAAGATGAAAATGGTTATAGTGCCCTCATGCTTGCTAGCCATAAAGGATATACAGAAATAGCCAAAATGTTACTTGCTGCGGGGGCCAATGTTAATGTATATGATAATGAAGGTTCTACTGCACTTTTGTTTGCAAGTGAACAGGGAAATATAGATTTAGTCCGGGCTTTAGTCAATGCGAATGTCAATATTAATGCACAAGACAAAAATGGAAAAACGGCTTTACGTGATGCTAGTGTCAATGGACACACCGAGGTTGTTCAATTGCTATTATCTTCAGGAGCAGATGCGAATATCCAAGACGAATACGGCAGAACAGCATTAATGTCTGCCAGTATGAACGGTCATACACAAATTGTACAAGAACTCTTGGCTAATGGGGCGGATGTTAGCATAAAGGATAGCGAAGGTGATACTGCTTTGGATGATGCGGAACTTAATGACAATACAGAAATTATAAAGCTGTTAAAATCCGCCGGAGCTAAAGAATAAGCACCTTGCTATCCAAACTACACACTCCGTATTTTAGTTTTGAGTTTATAGCATATATCCCCGTTAGGCAACGCGCCCGACGGGGATTTTTTTGTAAAACACGGATAGTATGCAAATTTTGGCGAGTTTTCTGGCTTTTCTGTGAATATTCTCTTTTTATGCTGACAAGAGTAAGTAGGAAGTTGTACAAGAACGTTCTTAAGTTTTTTGTTGCTTATTACTTTCTCGCTAGGTTAGGCCGACACTTTTTTATTAGCATAAAACAAGGACATCCATGGTACTTTTCATATACCCACATGCACGGGCAGTTCCATTTTAGCCCATATAAACACATGGCTACGATTACATAGAAAAAATAAAAGAAAGCCGGGTGTATATATAATCCCAATAGCCCAAACACTGTCATCATGCCCGATTTGGAACGGTACGAAAACGCCGTTTTTTCCGGTTTGAGACTATATCCCAAATATAAATGAACGAATATCAATCCACCTAAAACACCCAACGTCATCTGGTGCGCCGCCGTAAAATAACATAAAGCTAGTGCTAATACTAATCGTACTGCCACACTCCACCCGCCCGATAATGTAACGCTCATCATACGTACATTATTTTGGTACAACGCGTAGTCCGGATTTTTTTGCAACAGCCATTGTTCTTCCGCTTTAGCACGACGAACCATCAAGGGCAAAAACAGCCCGCTTACTAGTACTAACGTAAGCGCATTGGCCATTATTAGACTGGCGCACCAACACCAAAGCAAAAGTGAAGCATACATCGGGTGGCGGGCCAGCGCATAAGCTTCTGTAGTACGCAAAGGATGATTTTGTTTAATTTCTATTCCGTCTGACCATAGGCGTCCGATATTTAGTTTGGCCCACACATGCCACCCGGTTGCAAACAAAAGCCCAATACCGCCTAGCACAAAGAAGAAATAATAGGGAATTAACGGCAGGGCTACTTGCCCCCAAGAGCCAATCCAACATGGGAAAAGCAAAAGGACTAGCAGCAACATCTCGCGCGTAGAAAAGAAATGAGTCTGCTGTTTTTCCAACGTTGGGGAAGTTTGGCGGTATTCATAAAATTTCCATACAACCGCTGCCAAAAGCGCGACACCCGTTACATAAATAAGTATAATTCCAACTAGGAAAAGAACAGGGTTATGCGCATGTTCACTTGCCCGCAACAACCATGTTATCATGTGTACGCCTCCAAAGAATTAAAATACATACCGGGATAAAAGCAACTGCCAGCCACTGGTACACCGTTAAATTACCCCATACGCGGGGTTCTATCCGCCAAAATTCAATGACAAAACGCATAAGCAAATAAGCAAACAGATAGACGGGGAATAATAAATCCGGCCGTTGTGTACGTCGGTAGAAAAAATATAAACCGATAGCCATACTAAACTGGAATATACTTTCTACTAGTTGCACAGGAATAAAAAGTGTTCCGCCGCAACAACCGTTTAAGTAGCATCCGATTTTTCCAAAACCAACCGCCACAGCCAGTGGAATTACAAACCGGCCGCCAAAACCGCCCGCGTTGCCGCTACATTTTTTATATAAGTTAATCGCTAAAAAAGCTCCCAATATACCACCCATTACACTTTTGCCCTGTATGAGATAATCGTGCCATCCATAAGAAACCCAAATGGGTATTTTGGCTCCTAAAATAGCTCCAACAAATGCGCATACATAAATGGGTAGGCGCACCCGTTGCGGCGGCCGCGGCATTTGCAATTTCCACGCCACCACCCCACCGGCAATCAAACCAACAGCAGAACAAATAGCATAGGCTAACATATATTACTCTTTATTGCACAATCATAATAAGACAAGTCCTGAACAATAAAAATGGAATAGCTATTATAATTCCTAGGATAACCAAAAGCACAGTCCCCACTATTTTCCAAACAGATCGCGGCTTTTTTTCCGGTTTCGGGGCAGAGGCCGGAGTAGCGGGCACAACACCGGACAAATGCTCTTTACTCCCTTTCAA
Protein-coding sequences here:
- a CDS encoding ankyrin repeat domain-containing protein → MKKIMSLSSILAILFSQTGCIGNKEDKNEKLLSAIVNGETIAVKELLSSGANVNATSEENMSALMIAVWLGQQEIVSVLLANGAKTDTQDENGYSALMLASHKGYTEIAKMLLAAGANVNVYDNEGSTALLFASEQGNIDLVRALVNANVNINAQDKNGKTALRDASVNGHTEVVQLLLSSGADANIQDEYGRTALMSASMNGHTQIVQELLANGADVSIKDSEGDTALDDAELNDNTEIIKLLKSAGAKE
- a CDS encoding isoprenylcysteine carboxylmethyltransferase family protein, producing MITWLLRASEHAHNPVLFLVGIILIYVTGVALLAAVVWKFYEYRQTSPTLEKQQTHFFSTREMLLLVLLLFPCWIGSWGQVALPLIPYYFFFVLGGIGLLFATGWHVWAKLNIGRLWSDGIEIKQNHPLRTTEAYALARHPMYASLLLWCWCASLIMANALTLVLVSGLFLPLMVRRAKAEEQWLLQKNPDYALYQNNVRMMSVTLSGGWSVAVRLVLALALCYFTAAHQMTLGVLGGLIFVHLYLGYSLKPEKTAFSYRSKSGMMTVFGLLGLYIHPAFFYFFYVIVAMCLYGLKWNCPCMWVYEKYHGCPCFMLIKKCRPNLARK
- a CDS encoding prolipoprotein diacylglyceryl transferase: MLAYAICSAVGLIAGGVVAWKLQMPRPPQRVRLPIYVCAFVGAILGAKIPIWVSYGWHDYLIQGKSVMGGILGAFLAINLYKKCSGNAGGFGGRFVIPLAVAVGFGKIGCYLNGCCGGTLFIPVQLVESIFQFSMAIGLYFFYRRTQRPDLLFPVYLFAYLLMRFVIEFWRIEPRVWGNLTVYQWLAVAFIPVCILILWRRTHDNMVVAGK